A single region of the Streptomyces sp. NBC_01262 genome encodes:
- a CDS encoding NuoB/complex I 20 kDa subunit family protein, producing MGIEEKLPSGFLLTSVETAAGWVRKASVFPATFGLACCAIEMMTTGAGRYDLARFGMEVFRGSPRQADLMIVAGRVSQKMAPVLRQVYDQMPNPKWVISMGVCASSGGMFNNYAIVQGVDHVVPVDIYLPGCPPRPEMLMDAILKLHQKIQHEKLGVNREEAAREAEEAALKALPTIEMKGLLR from the coding sequence ATGGGTATTGAAGAGAAACTGCCGAGCGGTTTCCTGCTGACCTCCGTCGAGACGGCCGCCGGCTGGGTGCGGAAGGCGTCGGTCTTCCCGGCCACCTTCGGCCTGGCCTGCTGTGCCATCGAGATGATGACCACCGGGGCCGGGCGCTACGACCTGGCCCGTTTCGGTATGGAGGTCTTCCGCGGCTCGCCGCGGCAGGCGGATCTGATGATCGTCGCCGGGCGGGTCAGCCAGAAGATGGCCCCCGTCCTGCGGCAGGTCTACGACCAGATGCCGAATCCCAAGTGGGTCATCTCCATGGGCGTCTGCGCCTCCTCCGGCGGCATGTTCAACAACTACGCCATTGTGCAGGGAGTTGACCATGTTGTTCCTGTTGACATCTATTTGCCCGGATGTCCGCCCCGGCCCGAGATGCTGATGGACGCGATTCTCAAGCTCCACCAGAAGATCCAGCACGAAAAGCTCGGCGTGAACCGCGAGGAGGCGGCCCGCGAGGCGGAGGAAGCGGCCCTCAAGGCGCTCCCCACCATCGAGATGAAGGGGCTGCTGCGATGA
- a CDS encoding NADH-quinone oxidoreductase subunit D codes for MTTPHAPTQAEERETTEGRVFTVTGGDWDELAETVGKADDERIVVNMGPQHPSTHGVLRLILEIDGETVTEARCGIGYLHTGIEKNMEFRTWTQGSTFVTRMDYLTPFFNETAYCLAVEKLLGITDEIPDRATVIRVMLMELNRISSHLVCIATGGMELGATTIMIYGFRDREMILDAFELITGLRMNHAYIRPGGLAQDLPPGAVDQVRELVKKFRKNLPEYDKLATGNPIFKARMQDVGYLDLAGCMSLGATGPILRSAGLPHDLRKAQPYCGYENYEFEVPTTDTCDSYGRFLVRLEEMRQSLDIVEQCLDRLQPGAVMVADKKIAWPAQLALGPDGLGNSLDHIKKIMGTSMEALIHHFKLVTEGFRVPAGQAYVAVESSKGELGVHAVSDGGTRPFRVHFRDPSFSNLQSMAAMCEGGQIADVIVAVASIDPVMGGVDR; via the coding sequence ATGACCACTCCTCACGCACCCACCCAGGCCGAAGAGCGGGAGACCACCGAGGGCCGGGTCTTCACCGTCACCGGCGGCGACTGGGACGAGCTCGCCGAGACCGTCGGCAAGGCCGACGACGAGCGCATCGTCGTCAACATGGGTCCCCAGCACCCCTCCACCCACGGCGTGCTCCGGCTCATCCTCGAAATCGACGGCGAGACGGTGACCGAGGCCCGCTGCGGCATCGGCTATCTGCACACCGGCATCGAGAAGAACATGGAGTTCCGGACCTGGACCCAGGGGTCCACGTTCGTGACCCGCATGGACTACCTGACGCCGTTCTTCAACGAGACGGCGTACTGCCTCGCGGTGGAGAAGCTGCTCGGCATCACCGACGAGATCCCCGACCGGGCCACCGTCATCCGCGTGATGCTGATGGAGCTCAACCGCATCTCCTCCCACCTGGTGTGCATCGCCACCGGCGGCATGGAGCTCGGCGCCACCACGATCATGATCTACGGATTCCGGGACCGCGAGATGATCCTGGACGCCTTCGAGCTGATCACCGGCCTGCGCATGAACCACGCGTACATCCGGCCCGGCGGCCTCGCCCAGGACCTCCCGCCCGGCGCCGTCGACCAGGTCCGCGAGCTGGTGAAGAAGTTCCGCAAGAACCTCCCCGAGTACGACAAGCTCGCCACCGGCAACCCGATCTTCAAGGCCCGCATGCAGGACGTGGGCTATCTGGACCTGGCCGGCTGCATGTCGCTCGGCGCCACCGGGCCGATTCTGCGGAGCGCCGGGCTGCCGCACGACCTTCGAAAGGCTCAGCCTTACTGCGGCTACGAGAACTACGAGTTCGAGGTGCCGACCACCGACACCTGCGACTCCTACGGCCGCTTCCTGGTCCGCCTGGAGGAGATGCGGCAGAGCCTCGACATCGTCGAGCAGTGCCTGGACCGGCTGCAGCCCGGCGCGGTCATGGTCGCCGACAAGAAGATCGCCTGGCCCGCGCAGCTCGCGCTCGGCCCGGACGGGCTCGGCAACTCGCTGGACCACATCAAGAAGATCATGGGCACCTCCATGGAGGCCCTGATCCACCACTTCAAGCTGGTGACCGAGGGCTTCCGGGTGCCGGCCGGACAGGCGTACGTGGCCGTGGAGTCGTCGAAGGGCGAGCTCGGCGTCCACGCGGTCAGCGACGGCGGGACCAGGCCCTTCCGGGTGCACTTCCGCGATCCGTCATTCAGCAATCTGCAGTCCATGGCGGCGATGTGCGAGGGCGGCCAGATCGCCGACGTCATCGTCGCCGTGGCGTCCATCGACCCCGTGATGGGAGGCGTCGACCGGTGA
- the nuoE gene encoding NADH-quinone oxidoreductase subunit NuoE, which yields MPQLPAPDYPADVRQRLEADAREIIARYPSSRSALLPLLHLVQAEEGHVTRTGVRFCAELLDLTTAEVTAVSTFYTMYRRGPSGEYQVGVCTNTLCAVMGGDQIFDELKEHLGVGNGGTTDDGKVTLEHIECNAACDFAPVVMVNWEFFDNQTPASAKRLVDDIRAGRTVEPTRGAPLCTYKETSRILAGFPDERPGAVEASGGAGPASLAGLRLARGEAAPRVVPPRHEPQAPHEPQDRQAEGDK from the coding sequence ATGCCCCAGCTCCCCGCGCCGGACTATCCGGCCGACGTACGGCAGCGGCTCGAAGCCGACGCCCGCGAGATCATCGCGCGCTACCCCAGCAGCCGGAGCGCCCTGCTGCCCCTGCTCCACCTCGTCCAGGCCGAGGAGGGGCACGTCACGCGCACCGGCGTCCGCTTCTGCGCCGAGCTGCTCGACCTGACGACGGCCGAGGTGACGGCGGTGTCGACCTTCTACACCATGTACCGCCGCGGGCCCAGCGGCGAATACCAGGTCGGGGTCTGCACCAACACGCTCTGCGCGGTCATGGGCGGCGATCAGATCTTCGACGAGCTCAAGGAACACCTCGGCGTCGGCAACGGCGGCACCACGGACGACGGCAAGGTCACGCTGGAGCACATCGAGTGCAACGCGGCCTGCGACTTCGCACCGGTGGTGATGGTCAACTGGGAGTTCTTCGACAACCAGACCCCCGCCTCCGCCAAGCGGCTCGTCGACGACATCCGGGCAGGCCGCACCGTCGAACCGACCCGGGGCGCTCCACTGTGCACATACAAGGAGACGTCCAGGATCCTCGCCGGGTTCCCCGACGAGCGCCCCGGCGCGGTGGAGGCCTCCGGCGGCGCCGGCCCGGCCTCGCTCGCCGGGCTGCGCCTGGCGCGCGGTGAGGCCGCGCCCCGCGTCGTACCGCCACGGCACGAGCCGCAAGCGCCGCACGAGCCGCAGGACCGGCAAGCGGAGGGGGACAAGTGA
- a CDS encoding NADH-quinone oxidoreductase subunit A: MNAYAPILVLGGLAAGFAIFSVIMASLIGPKRYNRAKLEAYECGIEPTPHPAGGGRFPIKYYLTAMLFIVFDIEIVFLYPWAVTFDNLGIFGLVEMLLFVLTVFVAYAYVWRRGGLEWD; the protein is encoded by the coding sequence GTGAACGCCTACGCGCCCATTCTCGTGTTGGGCGGCCTCGCGGCCGGCTTCGCGATCTTCTCCGTGATCATGGCCTCGCTCATCGGCCCAAAACGGTACAACCGGGCCAAACTTGAGGCATATGAGTGCGGTATCGAGCCCACTCCGCATCCGGCCGGCGGAGGCCGCTTCCCGATCAAGTACTACCTCACGGCGATGCTCTTCATCGTCTTCGACATCGAGATCGTCTTCCTCTATCCCTGGGCCGTCACCTTCGACAACCTCGGGATCTTCGGGCTCGTCGAGATGCTCCTCTTCGTGCTCACCGTCTTCGTCGCCTACGCCTATGTCTGGCGTCGCGGCGGCCTGGAATGGGACTGA
- a CDS encoding NADH-quinone oxidoreductase subunit C yields MTEPNNSVPADSVPAQRDDAGEAIRVQRGMFGARNGGDTSGYGGLVRTVRLPGATGRPYGGWFDEVADELEGALEEQDLLPDNAIEKTVVDRGEITFHIAREHLPLVARTLRDDPALRFELCTGVSAVHFPEDKGRELHAVYHLRSITHNRLIRLEVSAPDADRHVPSIVDVYPTNDWHEREVYDFFGLVFDGHPALTRIMMPDDWQGHPQRKDYPLGGIPVEYKGAQIPAPDQRRSYS; encoded by the coding sequence ATGACCGAGCCCAACAACAGCGTTCCCGCCGACAGCGTTCCCGCCCAGCGCGACGACGCCGGCGAGGCCATCCGCGTCCAGCGCGGCATGTTCGGCGCCCGCAACGGCGGTGACACCTCCGGCTACGGCGGCCTGGTCCGGACCGTAAGGCTGCCGGGAGCGACCGGCCGCCCGTACGGAGGCTGGTTCGACGAGGTCGCGGACGAACTGGAAGGCGCCCTGGAGGAGCAGGACCTCCTCCCGGACAACGCGATCGAGAAGACCGTCGTGGACCGCGGCGAGATCACCTTCCACATCGCCCGCGAGCACCTGCCCCTGGTGGCCCGCACACTGCGCGACGACCCGGCCCTGCGCTTCGAGCTCTGTACGGGCGTGAGCGCCGTCCACTTCCCGGAGGACAAGGGCCGCGAGCTGCACGCCGTCTACCACCTGCGCTCGATCACCCACAACCGGCTGATCCGGCTGGAGGTCTCCGCGCCCGACGCCGACCGCCATGTGCCCTCGATCGTGGACGTCTACCCGACCAACGACTGGCACGAGCGCGAGGTCTACGACTTCTTCGGCCTCGTCTTCGACGGCCACCCGGCGCTCACCCGGATCATGATGCCGGACGACTGGCAGGGCCACCCACAGCGCAAGGACTATCCCCTCGGCGGCATCCCCGTCGAGTACAAGGGCGCCCAGATCCCGGCTCCGGACCAGCGGAGGTCGTACTCATGA